One Pseudoalteromonas sp. UG3-2 DNA window includes the following coding sequences:
- a CDS encoding site-2 protease family protein yields MNKLELSLGGKPVSIFFNQHQVVQVFVDGQAIAFDETSGCVYAEVAQQQLVLDTTQLPQGLLGVAIDDSAQQWLEVPNHAVKEKRSILGLAALGFKLFKSAKVVKAALAGASVAGYAWLFSWQFAVMLIACLVVHEYGHVWAMRYFNIKTKGIYLIPFVGGLAVSDDKITTRWQDVVISLMGPAFGLLTSVLGVVLYYITEMEIFAGVAVLSALLNLFNLLPILPLDGGHVLKSISFSMRSWLGLSACLMGVLLGLWISYVFGLALLVLFIIIGSVEILLEWRTRHNSHLLPLNRYAQVVAGLMYVLVMAGHIAVMMHFADSESVILSLPMTILSS; encoded by the coding sequence ATGAATAAGCTCGAACTCAGCCTTGGCGGCAAGCCAGTCAGTATTTTCTTTAATCAGCATCAGGTGGTACAGGTTTTTGTTGATGGTCAAGCCATCGCCTTTGATGAAACTTCGGGGTGTGTCTATGCCGAAGTAGCTCAGCAGCAGTTGGTACTGGATACCACTCAGCTACCACAAGGACTGTTGGGGGTTGCTATCGATGATTCGGCTCAGCAGTGGCTTGAAGTACCCAACCATGCAGTGAAAGAAAAACGCAGTATCTTGGGACTTGCTGCTCTCGGTTTTAAGTTATTTAAAAGTGCTAAAGTGGTTAAAGCCGCCTTAGCTGGCGCTTCGGTAGCCGGTTATGCATGGTTGTTTTCTTGGCAATTTGCGGTGATGCTAATTGCCTGCTTAGTGGTGCATGAGTACGGCCATGTATGGGCGATGCGTTACTTTAATATTAAAACCAAAGGAATTTATTTAATTCCATTTGTTGGCGGTCTGGCTGTGAGCGACGATAAAATCACCACCCGTTGGCAAGATGTGGTCATTTCTTTGATGGGGCCGGCATTTGGTTTGCTCACATCGGTGTTAGGGGTGGTGCTTTATTATATCACTGAGATGGAGATCTTTGCCGGGGTCGCAGTACTCAGCGCCTTACTCAATCTGTTTAACTTATTACCAATTCTGCCTTTAGACGGTGGCCATGTGCTAAAAAGCATCAGTTTCTCGATGCGCTCTTGGCTTGGGCTTTCTGCATGTTTAATGGGAGTATTATTAGGGTTATGGATAAGCTATGTTTTTGGTTTAGCTCTACTGGTGTTATTTATTATTATAGGCAGCGTTGAGATCCTGCTGGAATGGCGAACTCGCCATAATAGCCACTTATTACCACTTAATCGTTATGCTCAAGTGGTGGCGGGGCTGATGTATGTATTGGTCATGGCGGGGCACATTGCGGTGATGATGCACTTCGCTGATTCCGAGAGTGTGATTTTAAGCTTGCCGATGACCATCCTATCGAGTTAA
- a CDS encoding YacL family protein — MEYQFIRDPISGFAVRCSDEHTLVARWLNDELSHQAAAQLLTTLQGFTPTTPELMIPGKEIRVTFTAQEAVFESHALFHDDEQLQCYQEDALAVDEAGLYAVCGYEDFIELLQQWVDFITARR, encoded by the coding sequence ATGGAATATCAATTTATCCGCGATCCTATTTCGGGGTTTGCGGTGCGCTGTAGTGATGAACATACCTTAGTGGCACGTTGGTTAAACGATGAGCTCAGCCATCAAGCCGCCGCGCAATTGCTGACAACATTGCAAGGCTTCACGCCAACAACGCCTGAGCTGATGATCCCAGGAAAAGAGATCCGCGTTACCTTCACAGCACAAGAAGCAGTGTTCGAGAGTCATGCATTGTTTCATGATGATGAACAGTTGCAGTGTTACCAAGAAGATGCCTTGGCCGTTGATGAGGCAGGGCTGTATGCTGTGTGTGGCTATGAAGACTTTATCGAGTTGCTACAACAGTGGGTCGACTTTATTACGGCGCGGCGCTAG
- a CDS encoding AEC family transporter, whose amino-acid sequence MSPIEILFPLIFIVLSGFISAKINFIPSQQLDGLRTFVFSLCIPTLLFTSMYQADLGSLATSTLLLTFYLPVASCFIAVYILLRRAVKTAKADAATLALAGTYSNTVLVGLPIILTALGKQAGAMVFMIITFHSAMLFSFTFLLATPKRNKLKVLKPLILNPIVLSISGGLVFNYLGISLPKLLTQGLEWLAKPAIPGALFILGASLVSYGVKGRLRSALGLSFIKLLLLPGLVYCLAQVVGLPLLETQVITLMSASPLGVNAYLVARQLDSQQPALAATVVLSTLLSMVSLTGWLYLII is encoded by the coding sequence ATGTCGCCTATTGAAATTTTATTCCCACTTATTTTTATTGTCTTAAGCGGCTTTATCAGTGCCAAGATAAATTTTATTCCCAGCCAACAGTTAGATGGCTTAAGAACCTTTGTTTTTTCTCTTTGTATTCCCACTTTATTATTTACCAGCATGTACCAGGCCGATCTGGGCAGTTTGGCCACCAGCACACTGCTGCTGACTTTTTACTTACCTGTGGCCAGTTGTTTTATCGCCGTTTATATTCTGCTTCGAAGAGCAGTAAAAACAGCAAAAGCCGATGCTGCCACACTGGCGTTAGCGGGCACCTACTCCAACACGGTGTTAGTAGGCTTACCAATTATTTTAACCGCCTTAGGTAAGCAGGCTGGCGCCATGGTATTTATGATCATTACCTTTCATAGTGCGATGTTATTTTCATTCACCTTTTTGCTGGCGACACCAAAGAGAAACAAACTAAAAGTACTTAAACCTCTGATACTTAACCCGATAGTGCTCAGCATCAGTGGCGGCTTAGTGTTTAATTACCTTGGTATTTCGCTGCCTAAACTATTGACCCAGGGGTTAGAGTGGCTGGCAAAGCCCGCCATTCCAGGCGCACTGTTTATTCTTGGCGCAAGTCTTGTTAGCTATGGTGTTAAAGGCCGGCTGCGCAGTGCGCTGGGGCTAAGTTTTATCAAACTTTTGCTGTTACCAGGGCTAGTTTACTGCTTGGCGCAGGTGGTAGGGTTACCACTACTTGAGACTCAGGTGATCACCTTGATGAGCGCATCGCCGCTTGGGGTAAACGCGTATTTGGTGGCGCGGCAACTCGATAGTCAACAACCAGCACTAGCTGCCACTGTGGTTTTATCCACCCTGCTAAGCATGGTGAGCTTAACAGGTTGGCTGTACTTGATTATTTGA
- a CDS encoding 2OG-Fe(II) oxygenase — MSDFIRVYDNALSSEFCDEFVQTFEQSPHLKPGTTSGGVDLSKKVSHDLYLNSYPDYAKQLQHIQQVTAKHLFNYLEEHFFMLIGAFGLKVYHPKTGQPVDLTVDNFAEVGKPQLPVLAQQLFRLGPIQAQRYQVNKGGYPYWHSEVYPQHDHNEALHRILLFMFYLNDVEEGGETEFYYQNRKIAPKCGSMVIAPGYFTHTHRGNMPISNDKYILTSWVLFNRAEQLYGTPK; from the coding sequence ATGAGTGATTTTATTCGCGTTTACGATAACGCACTCAGTTCAGAATTTTGCGATGAGTTTGTCCAGACATTTGAGCAAAGCCCCCATTTAAAGCCGGGGACAACCTCGGGTGGTGTCGATTTAAGCAAAAAAGTAAGTCACGACCTCTATCTCAACTCTTACCCAGACTATGCCAAACAGCTACAGCATATTCAACAAGTTACGGCTAAGCACCTGTTTAACTATCTAGAAGAGCACTTTTTTATGCTGATTGGTGCATTTGGACTCAAGGTATACCACCCAAAAACAGGCCAGCCCGTTGACTTAACCGTTGATAACTTTGCCGAAGTGGGTAAGCCACAGCTACCTGTGTTAGCACAACAGCTATTTCGACTTGGCCCTATTCAGGCTCAGCGTTATCAAGTCAATAAAGGTGGTTACCCCTACTGGCATAGCGAAGTGTACCCGCAACACGACCATAATGAAGCGCTGCATCGGATATTACTGTTTATGTTTTATCTTAATGATGTCGAAGAAGGGGGCGAAACCGAGTTTTACTATCAAAACCGTAAAATTGCACCTAAGTGCGGCTCGATGGTGATCGCACCGGGTTATTTTACCCATACTCACCGCGGTAACATGCCGATTTCTAACGACAAATACATCCTCACCTCGTGGGTGTTATTTAATCGTGCAGAGCAACTGTACGGCACGCCAAAATAA
- a CDS encoding EAL domain-containing response regulator codes for MSLAKYRTMVVDDSPAILVVMQAIMTELGIDHVTTCSSAVSAAEKIRQTPHQFDVIFTDLNMPEMDGMEFIRQLGELKFSGAIIIISEMDEKIIDLATNLARQSNAHLIGNISKPVQLVDVERMLKKMATYTTVKRSHIEKVSESDLLQAISNNEITPYYQPKVHRGEKKIKSVEVLARIVKKSTGKVILPDHFIGVAEATDLINIITFQLFEKATDEFKAIKSELNYPIKLAFNLSPVQLNDLSCPDKLALILEINRLKPSDIILEITEHQPMDQAIQLETMNRLRIRGFDISLDDFGTGFTNIQQLKSLPFTEIKIDRSLITQVESDRFSQVLIDSLIDIAQNQQLDIVAEGIERVEELQYLDRYKHSLLMQGFLISKPKPLVELVSWIHSWQRMINSNS; via the coding sequence ATGTCACTAGCAAAATACCGAACAATGGTAGTAGATGATTCACCAGCGATTTTAGTGGTTATGCAAGCCATTATGACTGAGCTGGGGATTGATCACGTTACCACTTGCAGCAGTGCCGTCTCGGCAGCAGAAAAAATTAGACAAACACCACACCAGTTTGACGTGATTTTTACTGACTTAAATATGCCAGAAATGGATGGCATGGAGTTTATTCGCCAGTTAGGCGAACTAAAGTTCTCCGGCGCCATCATTATTATCTCTGAAATGGATGAGAAGATAATCGATTTAGCAACCAATTTAGCTCGGCAATCCAATGCCCATTTAATTGGCAATATTTCTAAGCCAGTGCAACTGGTTGATGTTGAGCGCATGCTGAAAAAAATGGCAACCTATACCACGGTTAAACGCAGCCACATTGAAAAAGTCAGTGAAAGTGATTTGTTGCAAGCCATTAGTAATAATGAGATCACCCCTTATTATCAACCCAAAGTGCATCGTGGTGAAAAAAAGATAAAAAGTGTCGAGGTGCTGGCTCGAATTGTTAAGAAATCAACTGGTAAAGTCATCTTACCGGATCACTTTATTGGTGTTGCCGAAGCAACTGACCTTATTAATATTATTACTTTTCAGCTGTTTGAGAAGGCAACGGATGAGTTTAAAGCAATAAAATCCGAACTAAATTACCCCATTAAGCTGGCCTTTAACCTCTCACCAGTGCAGCTCAATGATTTAAGTTGCCCTGATAAGCTGGCACTGATTTTAGAGATTAACCGCTTAAAACCCAGTGACATCATACTTGAGATCACAGAACATCAGCCCATGGATCAAGCCATTCAGCTCGAGACCATGAACCGCTTACGGATCCGCGGCTTTGATATTTCCCTCGATGACTTTGGCACTGGATTTACCAATATTCAGCAACTGAAATCGTTACCTTTTACCGAGATAAAAATAGATCGTTCACTGATAACCCAAGTCGAGTCCGATCGGTTTTCTCAAGTATTAATCGATAGCTTGATCGATATCGCACAAAACCAACAGCTCGATATTGTGGCTGAAGGCATTGAACGCGTTGAGGAGCTGCAGTATTTGGATAGGTATAAACACAGCTTGCTGATGCAAGGTTTTCTCATCAGCAAGCCTAAGCCGTTAGTCGAATTAGTGAGCTGGATACATTCATGGCAGCGAATGATTAATTCGAACTCTTAG
- a CDS encoding acyl-CoA thioesterase: MLSEKLMPRFSDTDVLGHINNTVLPVWFEAARTPIFKIFTPELDPKQWKLIVAKVEVTFKGELFYGQEVEIKTAIERIGNSSFVINQQAWQHGQCCAEGKTTMVRYDFAAKKAQALSDAEREALTAYLLES; encoded by the coding sequence ATGTTGTCTGAAAAGCTGATGCCGCGTTTTAGTGATACCGACGTGCTTGGACATATTAACAATACCGTACTCCCTGTATGGTTTGAAGCTGCGCGTACCCCAATCTTTAAAATTTTTACTCCAGAACTGGATCCTAAGCAATGGAAGCTCATTGTGGCGAAAGTAGAGGTGACGTTTAAAGGTGAGCTGTTTTATGGCCAAGAAGTCGAAATTAAAACCGCCATAGAGCGTATCGGCAACAGCTCCTTTGTGATTAATCAGCAAGCGTGGCAACATGGCCAGTGCTGTGCCGAGGGCAAAACCACCATGGTGCGTTATGATTTTGCCGCGAAAAAGGCGCAGGCCCTAAGTGATGCTGAACGCGAGGCGCTTACGGCTTATCTGCTTGAGTCTTAA
- a CDS encoding short-chain fatty acid transporter translates to MLSKLTTPLTKLVEKYLPDPFVIVLLLTFVVLTLATLVTPATPIAVLESWGNGFWKLLTFAMQMLLVLLCGHMLAVTPLVSKALDRLAGMAKSPAQAILLTTWVAMLASWLNWGFGLVVGALFAKAIARKVAVDYRVLVASAYSGFIVWHAGFSGSIPLTIATPGHFSEASMGIVSTSETLFSPFNLLMLASIFIVLPILNRMMLPAPSQQVLVDKTKLTPPTRAKLTTDTPAAKLEHAAWIGILAGLVGLTYLIYYFVFAAGSLTLNSVIALFLFLAMLLHRTPANLLHSLQQAISGGAGIVIQFPFYAGIMAVMVDTGLAQQISQGFTAISNQTTLPLWSFLSAGLVNIFVPSGGGQWAVQAPIIIPAAQALDADIAKVAMAVAWGDAWTNLIQPFWALPVLAIAGLKARDMMGFCLVQLLVTGVILGALLLLPL, encoded by the coding sequence ATGCTTAGTAAGCTGACTACGCCACTCACCAAGCTGGTTGAAAAATACCTCCCTGACCCTTTTGTCATCGTCTTGCTACTGACGTTTGTGGTGCTCACATTGGCCACTTTAGTGACACCTGCCACTCCCATTGCAGTGCTTGAGTCATGGGGAAATGGTTTTTGGAAGTTGCTCACTTTTGCCATGCAAATGCTTTTAGTGCTGCTGTGCGGCCATATGCTGGCCGTGACGCCTTTAGTATCAAAAGCGCTGGATAGGCTAGCAGGCATGGCCAAGAGTCCAGCTCAAGCTATTTTATTAACTACTTGGGTCGCCATGCTGGCCAGCTGGCTAAACTGGGGATTTGGCTTGGTCGTGGGGGCTTTATTTGCTAAAGCCATTGCGCGTAAAGTCGCGGTTGACTACCGAGTATTAGTCGCCAGTGCTTACTCTGGGTTTATTGTCTGGCATGCCGGTTTTTCCGGTTCTATTCCACTAACTATTGCTACCCCTGGGCATTTTAGCGAGGCCAGCATGGGAATAGTCTCCACCTCAGAAACGCTTTTCTCACCTTTTAACTTGCTGATGCTAGCCAGTATTTTTATTGTGCTGCCTATACTTAACCGCATGATGTTACCCGCGCCATCACAGCAAGTACTGGTGGATAAAACTAAGCTGACACCGCCAACCCGTGCCAAATTGACTACCGACACCCCTGCAGCCAAGCTAGAGCACGCGGCCTGGATAGGTATCCTGGCAGGTTTAGTTGGTTTGACTTATCTGATTTATTACTTTGTTTTTGCCGCAGGTAGCTTAACGCTCAACAGTGTTATCGCGTTGTTTTTATTTCTCGCCATGCTATTGCATCGCACTCCAGCTAATCTCTTACATAGTTTGCAGCAAGCCATTTCCGGTGGTGCCGGCATTGTTATCCAGTTCCCCTTTTACGCCGGGATCATGGCGGTTATGGTAGACACTGGCTTAGCACAGCAAATCTCGCAAGGGTTCACCGCCATTAGCAACCAAACCACTTTGCCACTGTGGAGCTTCTTGAGTGCCGGATTGGTCAATATCTTTGTGCCCTCCGGCGGCGGTCAGTGGGCCGTGCAAGCTCCCATTATTATCCCTGCCGCACAAGCACTCGATGCCGATATTGCCAAGGTAGCCATGGCTGTAGCGTGGGGGGATGCTTGGACCAATCTGATCCAACCGTTTTGGGCGTTACCCGTTTTAGCCATTGCCGGCCTCAAGGCGCGCGATATGATGGGCTTTTGCTTGGTGCAGCTGCTGGTCACCGGTGTCATACTCGGTGCTTTACTGTTGTTACCACTATAA